In the Bacteroidota bacterium genome, CGTAAAATTTTAACTGAATAGAACGCAGATTAATTATGATGATTAAGATTTTTTATGATTTTCTAAAAGCAATTATTATCTTAAAATAAATCAGCGTTCCAAACTAAAATATATTAAAAATGTCAAGATTGGAAATTTTAAAAACATACAAGATTTATATTGGCGGACAATTTCCGCGCACTGAATCAGGAAGGTACTATCCTTTAAAAAATAAAAACGGTGAAGTGTTGGCCAGCATTTGCCTTTCTTCGCGAAAAGATTTTAGGAATGCTGTTGTGGCTGCCCGCGGCGCTTTTGGCGGATGGAGCGCAAAATCCGGACTTAACCGAAGTCAAATTTTATACCGCATGGCAGAAATGCTTGAAGGGCGAAATGCGCAATTTATTAGCGAATTAATGTTGCAAGGCTCCACTCAAAAAAGCGCAGAGGCTGAAGTTAATTTGGCCATCGATCGTTTGGTATATTATGCCGGATGGTGCGATAAATATCAGCAACTTTTTAGTGCTGTGAATCCGGTTGCTTCTTCGCATTTTAATTTTTCTGTGACCGAACCAATGGGGGTAGTTGCCATTGTAGCTCCTCAAGAAAATTCATTAATCGGATTGGTTTCCAGCATTGCTCCAACAATTGCAGGCGGAAATACCTGTATTGTTTTGGCATCCGAAAGCAAACCTTTATGTGCCATCACCTTTGCCGAAGTTATCAATTCCAGCGATGTTCCGGGTGGTGTGGTAAACATTTTAACCGGACAAACCAAAGAGTTAATTTCCCATTTCTCCTCACACATGGATGTGAATGCAATGCTTTATTTTGGAACCGATGCAGCCGAAATTAAAACCATTCAGGAAAATGCAACACTAAATGTGAAGCGCGTTTTTGTGCACAGTAAAGGCAACTCCATGGAAGAAAAAGCGCAAGGACCTTATGCAATTTTAGACACACAAGAAATAAAAACCACTTGGCATCCCATCGAAAATATTGGAGCTGCTAAGGCAGGTTATTAATACGAATTTAAATTTAAAATAAAGAAATTAAATAATTTAGAAATGGCAAAAGTTGCATTAATTACAGGAGTTACCGGACAGGATGGTTCGTATTTGGCGGAGTTTCTTTTGGCAAAAGGGTATATCGTTCATGGCGTAAAGCGACGTTCTTCCATGTTTAATACCGACAGAATTGATCACCTCTATAAAGATCAACACGAAAATAAAGTAAACTTCTATTTACACTATGGCGATTTAACGGATTCAACAAATTTGATCCGCATCGTACAAGAAGTTCAACCCGATGAAATTTATAATTTGGCGGCACAATCACATGTTAAAGTTTCGTTTGAAACTCCTGAATACACAGCAAATTCAGATGGTTTAGGAACGCTTCGATTATTGGAAGCCATTCGTATTTTAGGACTCGAGAAGAAAACCAAATTTTATCAGGCTTCTACCTCTGAACTCTATGGCGAGGTGCAGGAAATTCCACAAAAGGAAACCACTCCGTTTTATCCAAGAAGTCCTTATGGAGTAGCAAAATTATATGGTTTTTGGATTGTAAAAAACTATCGCGAAGCCTATAATCTATTTGCATGCAACGGAATTTTATTTAATCACGAAAGCCCTGTAAGGGGTGAAACCTTTGTAACTCGAAAAATCACCCGTGCTGTTGCTAAAATAAGTTTAGGCTTGCAAGAAAAAGTGTACATGGGAAATATAGATGCGGAGCGCGATTGGGGACATGCACGCGATTACGTAGAAGGAATGTGGTTAATGCTGCAACAAGAAAAAGCGGATGATTTTGTGTTGGCTACCGGAAAAAAAATATCCGTTCGCTATTTTATCGAATTGGCTTTTGCCGAAGTGGGAATTGAAATTCAATGGAAAGGTAAAGCTGAAAACGAAAAAGGCGTGAATAAAACAAACGGAAAAGTTGTGGTAGAAATTGATCCAAAATATTACCGACCCACAGAAGTAGATTTATTGGTGGGCGATGCGAGTAAGGCTAAAGAAAAACTGGGCTGGGAACCAAAACTTACTGTGCAAGAATTGGTGAAAGAAATGGTTGCATCAGATGTGGCCCTGTTTAAACGCGACAAGTATTTGCTGGAAGGTGGACATAGTATTTTAAATTTTAATGAATAAGGTTGCATGAATAAAGAATCAAAAATATACATCGCCGGACACAACGGAATGGTAGGTTCGGCAATACACCGAAAACTTAAAGCTGAAGGGTTCACAAATTTTATACTGAGAAGTTCAAAAGAACTTGATTTAAGAAAGCAACAAGATACTGCGGATTTTTTTGCCAAAGAAAAACCGGACTATGTTTTTTTAGCTGCTGCAAAAGTGGGAGGAATTGTAGCTAACAATACTTATCGGGCTGATTTTTTATACGAGAATCTAATGATTCAAAGCAATGTTATTGATAGTGCTTATCGCAATGAAGCTAAGAAGTTGATGTTTCTTGGTTCTTCTTGCATCTATCCCAAAATGGCGTCGCAACCGCTTAAAGAAGAGTATCTACTTACCGGAATTTTAGAGCCCACAAATGAACCCTATGCTGTTGCAAAAATTGCCGGCATCAAAATGTGCGACGCTTACAGAAGTCAATACGGATGTAATTTTATTTCGGTAATGCCCACCAATTTATACGGACCAAACGACAATTACGATTTAAAAAACTCTCATGTGCTGCCCGCCTTGTTGCGAAAATTCCACACCGCAAAAATGGAAAAAAGTGCTACTGTTGAAATATGGGGAAGCGGAGCACCCTTGCGTGAATTCTTGCATGCCGATGATTTAGCCAGCGCTTGTTTTTATCTTATGGAGCATTACAATGAGGCAGGTTTAGTAAATATTGGTGTGGGACACGATATCAGCATCAAAGACCTTGCATTGCTTATTAAAAAAATTGTTGGCTTTGATGGAGAACTTAAGTTTGATGCATCAAAACCGGATGGCACTCCACGAAAATTAATGGATGTAAGCAAACTACATTCCTTTGGTTGGAAACATAAGATTGAGTTGGAAGAAGGAATTTCAGCAGTATACGCCGAGGTAAAAAACAAATTAGATGCAGCATTTGCGCATTCCTAAATCGATGCATCCAATTAGAAAGGCAGTTCGTTTAATACTGTCTTCTCTTTTTATTTATTCGCTCCTTTTTTCTACAGGAAGTATAGCACAATCTCCTGCGCCTTACGCCAATCGAGAGTTTAAACTTTATCTTAACAATTTTTTAAATCAGGATAGTAGTGAATTAAAAGAGTTTAATACCCAATTAATCAATTATGCTCAACTCGAAAGAATTGATTCTATTCTATATCCACGTCAACAAAAAAAAAATTACTTTCACCGAAAGTTGCGACGCCAAAGTTTTGTTCGCGTAAAAACAAGCGATTTTTTTTTACAACTCGATCCCATTTTTAATTTCAATGCCGGTTTCGATTTAAAGGATTCTTTGCATGAAAAACTAATTACAAATTCACGAGGTGTTTGGGTGAAAGGTAATATCGGTTCTGATTTTTCTTTTGAAAGTACTTTCATGGAAAAT is a window encoding:
- a CDS encoding aldehyde dehydrogenase family protein, with amino-acid sequence MSRLEILKTYKIYIGGQFPRTESGRYYPLKNKNGEVLASICLSSRKDFRNAVVAARGAFGGWSAKSGLNRSQILYRMAEMLEGRNAQFISELMLQGSTQKSAEAEVNLAIDRLVYYAGWCDKYQQLFSAVNPVASSHFNFSVTEPMGVVAIVAPQENSLIGLVSSIAPTIAGGNTCIVLASESKPLCAITFAEVINSSDVPGGVVNILTGQTKELISHFSSHMDVNAMLYFGTDAAEIKTIQENATLNVKRVFVHSKGNSMEEKAQGPYAILDTQEIKTTWHPIENIGAAKAGY
- the gmd gene encoding GDP-mannose 4,6-dehydratase, translating into MAKVALITGVTGQDGSYLAEFLLAKGYIVHGVKRRSSMFNTDRIDHLYKDQHENKVNFYLHYGDLTDSTNLIRIVQEVQPDEIYNLAAQSHVKVSFETPEYTANSDGLGTLRLLEAIRILGLEKKTKFYQASTSELYGEVQEIPQKETTPFYPRSPYGVAKLYGFWIVKNYREAYNLFACNGILFNHESPVRGETFVTRKITRAVAKISLGLQEKVYMGNIDAERDWGHARDYVEGMWLMLQQEKADDFVLATGKKISVRYFIELAFAEVGIEIQWKGKAENEKGVNKTNGKVVVEIDPKYYRPTEVDLLVGDASKAKEKLGWEPKLTVQELVKEMVASDVALFKRDKYLLEGGHSILNFNE
- a CDS encoding GDP-L-fucose synthase, with the protein product MNKESKIYIAGHNGMVGSAIHRKLKAEGFTNFILRSSKELDLRKQQDTADFFAKEKPDYVFLAAAKVGGIVANNTYRADFLYENLMIQSNVIDSAYRNEAKKLMFLGSSCIYPKMASQPLKEEYLLTGILEPTNEPYAVAKIAGIKMCDAYRSQYGCNFISVMPTNLYGPNDNYDLKNSHVLPALLRKFHTAKMEKSATVEIWGSGAPLREFLHADDLASACFYLMEHYNEAGLVNIGVGHDISIKDLALLIKKIVGFDGELKFDASKPDGTPRKLMDVSKLHSFGWKHKIELEEGISAVYAEVKNKLDAAFAHS